One window from the genome of Labilithrix sp. encodes:
- the ureC gene encoding urease subunit alpha yields the protein MTRLDRRAYVAMYGPTTGDRVRLGDTGLEVEVERDLGSYGDECKFGGGKVLRDQMGQMPGADDAHALDVVITNALIVDWSGIYKADVGIKHGRIVAIGKSGNPLVMSGVHPAMVIGVTTEAIAGEGLILTAGGIDAHVHFICPQQVPEALASGVTTFIGGGTGPATGTCATTCTPGARHIELMLHSTDVLPINIGLTGKGNSSLTDGLVDQIRAGAVGLKLHEDWGTTPRAIDTCLGIAEEEDVQVTIHTDTLNESGYVDDSIAAFKGRTIHTYHTEGAGGGHAPDILRVCGEENVLPSSTNPTRPFTKNTLDEHLDMLMVCHHLDRRIPEDVAFAESRIRAETIAAEDVLHDLGALSIISSDSQAMGRVGEVICRTWQTAAKMKDERGRLAGESGNNDNLRARRYVAKYTINPAIAHGMSHEIGSVEVGKWADLVLWRPAFFGIRPELVLKGGFIAWAQMGDPNASIPTPQPSYMRPMFGAQGGSVGVTSIAFVSQRAIAEGHIGAIGLKKRLNAVRRCRSVTKRDMKLNDALPKMRIDAETYEVFADGALLRATPAARVALGRLYSLF from the coding sequence ATGACGCGCCTCGATCGCCGCGCCTACGTCGCGATGTACGGGCCCACGACCGGAGACCGCGTTCGCCTCGGCGACACCGGGCTCGAAGTCGAGGTCGAGCGGGACCTCGGATCGTACGGCGACGAATGCAAGTTCGGCGGCGGCAAGGTCCTCCGCGACCAGATGGGGCAGATGCCCGGCGCCGACGACGCGCACGCGCTCGACGTCGTCATCACGAACGCGCTCATCGTCGACTGGAGCGGCATCTACAAGGCCGACGTCGGGATCAAGCACGGGCGCATCGTCGCGATCGGCAAGTCCGGCAACCCGCTCGTGATGAGCGGCGTGCACCCCGCGATGGTGATCGGCGTCACGACGGAGGCGATCGCGGGCGAAGGCCTCATCCTCACCGCCGGGGGCATCGACGCGCACGTCCATTTCATCTGCCCGCAGCAGGTCCCCGAGGCGCTCGCGAGCGGCGTCACCACGTTCATCGGCGGCGGCACGGGCCCCGCGACCGGCACCTGCGCGACGACGTGCACGCCCGGCGCGCGCCACATCGAGCTGATGCTGCACTCCACCGACGTCCTGCCGATCAACATCGGCCTCACCGGCAAGGGCAACTCGTCGCTCACCGACGGCCTCGTCGATCAGATCCGCGCCGGCGCGGTCGGCCTCAAGCTGCACGAGGACTGGGGGACGACCCCGCGCGCGATCGACACGTGCCTCGGGATCGCGGAGGAGGAGGACGTCCAGGTCACGATCCACACCGACACGCTGAACGAGTCGGGCTACGTAGACGACTCGATCGCGGCGTTCAAGGGACGGACGATCCACACGTACCACACCGAGGGCGCGGGCGGCGGGCACGCGCCGGACATCCTCCGCGTCTGCGGCGAAGAGAACGTGCTCCCGAGCTCCACGAACCCGACCCGCCCGTTCACGAAGAACACCCTCGACGAGCACCTCGACATGCTCATGGTCTGCCACCACCTCGATCGGCGGATCCCCGAGGACGTCGCGTTCGCGGAGAGCCGCATCCGCGCGGAGACGATCGCGGCCGAGGACGTCCTCCACGATCTCGGGGCGCTCAGCATCATCTCGAGCGACAGCCAGGCGATGGGGCGCGTCGGCGAGGTGATCTGTAGGACGTGGCAGACCGCGGCGAAGATGAAGGACGAGCGCGGTCGCCTCGCGGGCGAGAGCGGCAACAACGACAACCTCCGCGCGCGCCGCTACGTCGCGAAGTACACGATCAACCCCGCCATCGCGCACGGGATGAGCCACGAGATCGGCTCGGTCGAGGTCGGCAAGTGGGCCGACCTCGTCTTGTGGCGGCCGGCGTTCTTCGGGATCCGTCCCGAGCTCGTGCTGAAGGGCGGCTTCATCGCCTGGGCGCAGATGGGCGATCCGAACGCGAGCATCCCTACCCCGCAGCCCAGCTACATGCGCCCGATGTTCGGCGCGCAAGGCGGCTCGGTCGGCGTGACGAGCATCGCCTTCGTCTCGCAGCGCGCGATCGCCGAGGGTCACATCGGCGCGATCGGCCTGAAGAAGCGGCTCAACGCGGTGCGCCGCTGCCGCTCCGTCACCAAGCGCGACATGAAGCTCAACGACGCGCTCCCGAAGATGCGGATCGACGCGGAGACCTACGAGGTCTTCGCCGACGGCGCGCTCCTCCGCGCCACCCCTGCCGCCCGCGTCGCCCTCGGACGCCTCTACTCGCTGTTCTGA
- a CDS encoding urease subunit gamma, protein MHLSPRDLDKLLLHGAGFLAQKRLARGLRLNYPESVALLSTQLLEFVRDGEHSVADLMDLGRRLLGRRQVLPGVPRLIHEVQVEGTFEDGTKLITVHDPISLDDGDLALALYGSFLPVPDPKVFADVAEDVHAGEVILGGGDVELYPGRERVILEVTSKGDRPIQVGSHYPFEQTNAALDFDRALATDKHLDIPAGTAVRFEPGETRKVALVANAPSETAVRSLTPEQIAQQYDRASGKLPDMPAMKEPAR, encoded by the coding sequence ATGCACCTCTCGCCTCGTGACCTCGACAAGCTCCTCCTCCACGGCGCCGGCTTCCTCGCGCAGAAGCGCCTCGCGCGCGGGCTTCGCCTCAACTACCCCGAGTCCGTCGCCCTCCTATCGACGCAGCTCCTCGAATTCGTGCGCGACGGCGAGCACAGCGTCGCCGACCTGATGGACCTCGGGCGCCGCCTCCTCGGCCGGCGCCAGGTCCTCCCCGGCGTCCCGCGCCTGATCCACGAGGTGCAAGTCGAGGGCACGTTCGAGGACGGCACGAAGCTCATCACCGTCCACGATCCCATCAGCCTCGACGACGGCGACCTCGCGCTCGCGCTCTACGGATCGTTCCTCCCCGTCCCCGATCCGAAGGTCTTCGCCGACGTCGCGGAGGACGTCCACGCGGGAGAGGTGATCCTCGGCGGCGGCGACGTCGAGCTCTACCCGGGCCGCGAGCGCGTGATCCTCGAGGTGACGAGCAAGGGCGATCGCCCGATCCAGGTCGGGAGCCACTACCCCTTCGAGCAGACGAACGCCGCGCTCGACTTCGATCGCGCGCTCGCGACCGACAAGCACCTCGACATCCCCGCCGGCACCGCGGTGCGCTTCGAGCCGGGCGAGACGCGCAAGGTCGCCCTCGTCGCCAACGCGCCGAGCGAGACCGCCGTGCGCTCCCTCACCCCCGAGCAGATCGCGCAGCAATACGATCGCGCGTCGGGGAAGCTGCCCGACATGCCCGCCATGAAGGAGCCCGCCCGATGA
- a CDS encoding urease accessory protein UreD, giving the protein MTAPAAPAPSPTDVERRGARTGSGRLVARLEGGRTVLAEAHATSPLRFVRPDFPTRSAGVCLVTFGGGLVDGDAIDTAIDVGPGATLLVFTQASTKVFRGASRQSIRARVAGTLVLLPDPVAAFKDASYTQRVDVELTAPEASCVLLDGFTSGRAAYGERWQMRALDLRTTVRAEGRDVLVDALRLDGAIAEQAASFEAFLTLVAVGAGARTVAEAIAAAPPPPTRDLALATSPLLRAPGAALRVAASSPAAAIAAARARLRNLPDIDVVDPFSSRY; this is encoded by the coding sequence ATGACCGCGCCCGCCGCGCCCGCGCCCTCGCCCACGGACGTCGAACGACGGGGCGCCCGGACCGGATCCGGTCGCCTCGTCGCCCGCCTCGAGGGCGGACGCACCGTGCTCGCCGAGGCCCACGCGACGAGCCCGCTCCGCTTCGTCCGGCCCGACTTCCCCACCCGCTCCGCCGGCGTCTGCCTCGTCACGTTCGGCGGCGGCCTCGTCGACGGCGACGCGATCGACACCGCGATCGACGTCGGGCCCGGCGCCACGCTCCTCGTGTTCACGCAGGCCTCGACCAAGGTGTTCCGCGGCGCATCACGCCAGTCGATCCGCGCGCGCGTCGCCGGCACGCTGGTGCTCCTCCCCGATCCCGTCGCCGCGTTCAAAGATGCATCGTACACGCAACGCGTCGACGTCGAGCTGACGGCGCCGGAGGCCTCGTGCGTGCTCCTCGACGGCTTCACCTCGGGGCGCGCGGCCTACGGCGAGCGCTGGCAGATGCGCGCGCTCGACCTCCGCACCACCGTCCGCGCCGAGGGCCGCGACGTGCTCGTCGACGCGCTCCGGCTCGACGGCGCGATCGCGGAGCAAGCCGCGTCCTTCGAGGCGTTCCTCACGCTCGTCGCCGTCGGAGCCGGAGCACGAACCGTCGCCGAAGCGATCGCCGCAGCGCCCCCTCCCCCGACCCGCGACCTCGCCCTCGCGACGAGCCCGCTCCTCCGTGCGCCCGGCGCCGCCCTCCGCGTCGCGGCATCGAGCCCCGCCGCCGCGATCGCCGCCGCGCGCGCGCGCCTCCGAAACCTTCCGGACATCGACGTCGTGGACCCTTTCTCGTCCCGGTACTGA
- a CDS encoding HAD family phosphatase, with protein sequence MGQPIAYRVLATDYDGTLAEDGRVAGATLEALRRAKAAGITLVLVTGRELDELQGVFPELDVFDTVVAENGALLYTPQPDAQAAAVRLLATAPPPAFAQTLVARGVGPISCGRVIVATWEPHQHVVLETIREMGLELEVIFNKGAVMVLPTGVNKASGLRAALLDFALEASQVVGIGDAENDHSLLNAAGLGVAVANAVPALKERADLTMSLPRGAGVVELLESMMRNGLAGIRRAPREIAAPAVPIVVAATAR encoded by the coding sequence ATGGGTCAGCCAATCGCGTATCGCGTGCTTGCGACGGACTACGATGGGACGCTTGCTGAGGATGGGCGGGTGGCGGGGGCGACGCTGGAGGCGCTGCGGCGTGCGAAGGCCGCGGGGATCACGCTCGTGCTCGTCACCGGGCGCGAGCTCGATGAGCTTCAAGGGGTGTTTCCCGAGCTCGACGTTTTCGACACGGTCGTGGCCGAGAACGGTGCCCTCCTCTACACGCCGCAGCCCGATGCGCAGGCCGCGGCGGTGCGTCTGCTCGCCACCGCGCCGCCGCCGGCCTTCGCGCAGACGCTCGTGGCTCGCGGCGTCGGGCCGATCTCGTGTGGGCGGGTCATCGTTGCGACGTGGGAGCCGCATCAGCACGTCGTCCTCGAGACGATCCGCGAGATGGGGCTCGAGCTGGAGGTCATCTTCAACAAGGGCGCCGTCATGGTCCTCCCGACCGGCGTCAACAAAGCGAGCGGGCTCCGCGCGGCGCTGCTCGACTTCGCGCTCGAGGCCTCGCAGGTCGTCGGCATCGGCGACGCCGAGAACGACCACTCGCTCCTGAACGCCGCCGGGCTCGGTGTCGCCGTCGCCAACGCCGTGCCCGCATTGAAGGAGCGCGCCGACCTCACCATGTCGCTGCCGCGCGGCGCCGGCGTCGTCGAGCTCCTCGAGAGCATGATGAGGAACGGCCTCGCGGGCATCCGGCGCGCGCCTCGAGAGATCGCCGCGCCGGCGGTGCCCATCGTGGTCGCCGCGACCGCGCGCTGA
- a CDS encoding glycosyltransferase produces the protein MTIVHLAASPFVGGPERQMLGLAAALRDTHRTVFLSYAERGLARPFLDRARELGFEAHALAYNAPEYLASIREVAGYLRRLGAKVLLCHGYKPDLLGGRAARRAGVPVVAVSHGWTGATWKVRLNDALDKVSLHAMDHVVCVSEGQARKVRAVGVRRVTAIRNAVQIERFEAAAVDVRALFSVRPRRVVGAAGRLSPEKGFGVLLEAAARVPDAEVGFAVFGDGPLRASLERRAAELGLGSRVVFAGFRDDLDRLVSGLDVLALSSFTEGLPSVVLEAAAAGVPVVATAVGGTPEAVVDGVTGMLVPPGDPGALARALTSVLADEPRRVAMGAAGREMIRERFTFEAQAAAYRRLFASL, from the coding sequence ATGACGATCGTGCACCTCGCGGCCTCGCCGTTCGTCGGCGGACCCGAGCGACAGATGTTGGGGCTCGCGGCGGCGCTGCGCGACACGCATCGAACGGTGTTCCTCTCCTACGCGGAGCGCGGGCTCGCGCGACCGTTCCTCGATCGCGCGCGCGAGCTCGGGTTCGAGGCCCACGCGCTCGCGTACAACGCGCCGGAGTACCTCGCGTCGATCCGCGAGGTCGCCGGTTACCTGCGGAGGCTCGGAGCGAAGGTGCTCTTGTGCCACGGCTACAAGCCGGACCTCCTCGGCGGGCGCGCGGCGCGTCGCGCGGGCGTGCCGGTCGTCGCGGTCTCGCACGGGTGGACGGGGGCGACCTGGAAGGTCCGCCTGAACGACGCGCTCGACAAGGTCTCGCTCCACGCGATGGACCACGTCGTCTGCGTGTCGGAGGGGCAGGCGAGGAAGGTGCGCGCGGTCGGCGTGCGGCGGGTGACGGCGATCCGGAACGCGGTGCAGATTGAGCGGTTCGAGGCGGCCGCGGTCGATGTCCGCGCGTTGTTCTCGGTGCGACCGCGGCGGGTCGTCGGGGCGGCGGGCAGGCTGAGCCCGGAGAAGGGGTTCGGGGTCCTGCTCGAGGCGGCGGCGCGGGTGCCGGACGCGGAGGTGGGCTTCGCCGTCTTCGGCGACGGCCCGCTGCGCGCGTCGCTCGAGCGGCGAGCGGCGGAGCTCGGCCTCGGCAGCCGCGTGGTGTTCGCAGGGTTCCGCGACGACCTCGATCGACTCGTGTCGGGGCTCGACGTGCTCGCGCTCTCGTCGTTCACGGAGGGGCTGCCGAGCGTGGTCCTCGAGGCGGCGGCCGCCGGTGTGCCGGTGGTGGCGACCGCCGTCGGCGGAACGCCAGAGGCGGTGGTCGACGGGGTGACGGGCATGCTCGTTCCGCCGGGCGATCCCGGCGCGCTCGCGCGGGCGCTCACGTCGGTGCTCGCGGACGAGCCGCGGAGGGTCGCGATGGGCGCGGCGGGCCGCGAGATGATCCGCGAGCGGTTCACCTTCGAGGCCCAGGCGGCGGCGTATCGGCGCTTGTTCGCGTCGTTGTGA
- a CDS encoding glycosyltransferase family 2 protein, protein MKVSVVVPLYNKAPYVQRTLASIAAQTYGDYEVIVVDDGSTDGGAEIVAALEMPRVRLVVQGNEGPGAARNRGLAEARGEYIAFLDADDEWLPEFLARSVALLDAAASDVAAVSSGYFEHPSGRSTESLWRRRGLRDGVFRATPSTPVMRAVHQLAYLSPCTTLARTDVLRRAGGFYDQERCLYGEDSFLFLKVMLSHAVLVNLEPLARYHRDASALATRGPRAVEPMLTEPAELREACPLHLRDLLARVLEVRAAKTACVLAYWGSWREGRALLDRFRPRPLWAMRYWAARVCASPLGPSLGAAHRAGSLLAA, encoded by the coding sequence GTGAAGGTCAGCGTCGTCGTACCGCTCTACAACAAGGCGCCGTACGTGCAGCGCACGCTCGCGTCGATCGCGGCGCAGACTTATGGCGACTACGAGGTGATCGTCGTCGACGACGGCTCGACCGACGGCGGCGCGGAGATCGTCGCGGCGCTCGAGATGCCGCGCGTGCGGCTCGTCGTGCAGGGGAACGAGGGCCCGGGCGCCGCGCGGAACCGAGGCCTCGCGGAGGCGCGCGGCGAGTACATCGCGTTCCTCGACGCCGACGACGAGTGGCTGCCCGAGTTCCTCGCGCGCTCGGTCGCGCTCCTCGACGCGGCGGCGTCCGACGTCGCGGCGGTGTCGTCGGGGTACTTCGAGCATCCGTCGGGGCGCTCGACCGAGTCGCTCTGGCGGCGGCGCGGCCTTCGCGACGGCGTGTTCCGCGCGACGCCGTCGACGCCGGTCATGCGCGCGGTGCATCAGCTCGCGTACCTGAGCCCGTGCACGACCCTCGCCCGCACGGACGTGCTCCGTCGCGCGGGCGGGTTCTACGATCAGGAGCGCTGCCTCTACGGCGAAGACTCGTTCCTCTTCCTGAAGGTCATGTTGAGCCACGCCGTGCTCGTGAACCTCGAGCCGCTCGCGCGTTATCACCGCGACGCATCCGCGCTCGCGACGCGCGGTCCGCGCGCGGTCGAGCCGATGCTCACGGAGCCGGCGGAGCTCCGCGAGGCCTGCCCGCTCCACCTCCGCGATCTGCTCGCGCGCGTCCTCGAGGTGAGGGCGGCGAAGACGGCGTGCGTGCTCGCGTACTGGGGGAGCTGGCGCGAGGGGCGCGCGTTGCTCGATCGCTTCCGCCCGCGCCCGCTCTGGGCGATGCGCTACTGGGCGGCGCGCGTCTGCGCGAGCCCGCTCGGTCCCTCGCTCGGCGCGGCGCATCGAGCCGGCTCCTTGCTCGCGGCATGA
- a CDS encoding glycosyltransferase, which translates to MKLAVCQVLLSLDRGGAEILAGRISRRLAGSHRFVFVCLADEGELAPELRAEGFAVHVLGKRAGVDLRVVARLRSLVRAERIDVVHAHQYGPFFYSALARLPWRSPPIVFTEHGRLHPDPRRPAHPPANRALLRRHDRVVGVGEAARRALIDVEGFAPARVEVVFNGVDAPAFDVASRDEVRRELGLGPDDFVVLMAARLDPIKDHATALRAIARAARAREGVKLLLAGDGPARSGVEATIARLRIGDVVRVLGTRRDVPRLVAASDLGLLTSVSEGIPLALLEPMAAGIPVVATRVGGVPEVVLDGVSGLLAPAGDDAAIAGMIEALAGDPSRRRSMGSAARERARNVFSEAAMVDRYRRLYAAAARGERA; encoded by the coding sequence TTGAAGCTCGCGGTTTGCCAGGTCCTCTTGAGCCTCGATCGGGGCGGCGCGGAGATCCTCGCGGGACGGATCTCGCGGCGCCTCGCGGGCTCGCATCGCTTCGTCTTCGTGTGCCTCGCGGACGAGGGCGAGCTCGCGCCCGAGCTGCGCGCGGAGGGGTTCGCGGTCCACGTGCTCGGCAAGCGCGCGGGGGTCGATCTGCGCGTCGTCGCGCGCCTCAGGTCGCTCGTTCGCGCGGAGCGGATCGACGTCGTGCACGCGCATCAGTATGGACCGTTCTTCTATTCGGCGCTCGCGCGCCTGCCGTGGCGATCGCCGCCGATCGTGTTCACGGAGCATGGGCGGCTGCACCCGGATCCGCGGCGGCCCGCGCATCCGCCGGCGAACCGCGCGCTGCTGCGGCGGCACGATCGCGTGGTCGGCGTCGGCGAAGCGGCGCGGCGCGCGCTCATCGACGTCGAAGGCTTCGCGCCGGCGCGGGTCGAGGTCGTGTTCAACGGCGTCGACGCGCCGGCGTTCGACGTCGCGAGCCGTGACGAGGTGCGGCGTGAGCTCGGGCTCGGTCCCGACGATTTCGTCGTGCTCATGGCGGCGCGGCTCGATCCGATCAAGGACCACGCGACGGCGCTGCGGGCGATCGCGCGAGCGGCGCGGGCGCGGGAAGGAGTGAAGCTCCTCCTCGCCGGCGACGGGCCGGCGCGCTCCGGCGTCGAAGCGACGATCGCGCGGCTGCGGATCGGCGACGTCGTGCGCGTGCTCGGGACCCGGCGGGACGTTCCGCGCCTGGTGGCGGCGAGCGATCTGGGGTTGTTGACCAGCGTGAGCGAAGGGATCCCCCTCGCGCTCCTGGAGCCGATGGCGGCCGGGATCCCCGTCGTCGCCACGCGCGTCGGCGGCGTGCCGGAGGTCGTCCTCGACGGTGTTTCCGGGCTCCTCGCGCCCGCGGGCGACGACGCGGCGATCGCCGGGATGATCGAGGCGCTCGCGGGTGATCCGAGCCGCCGTCGATCCATGGGATCGGCGGCGCGGGAGCGGGCACGGAACGTGTTTTCGGAAGCTGCGATGGTCGACCGGTACCGCCGCCTGTATGCCGCCGCTGCGAGAGGTGAGCGCGCGTGA
- a CDS encoding PQQ-binding-like beta-propeller repeat protein gives MSFARPAVIALTLAGSGCGLGELFAGDRVNPEVPSWYNRPSASMQVFMHRQLTIEGRSNDEDWERGRPEIDAAHERVFVGSSDHGMYALRAGDGSTIWRFETAGLVQSEPLYDPELDLLYFGSNDGALYCVQAATGTLVFRYDSGAEVSRKPVRAGEIIAFANASDYLFGVDRRKGTPKWHARQTPALGMEISGHAGPAYDPATGLVYMAYSAGQVSAYDARDGAEKWTPIDLSAEAEAAGGGDAPRYLDVDTTPVVDAHPNGHVVYVSSYAGGIYALDASSGARVWSNDKAVGVTDLMLYAEPAHAPNEHGPDRGGPTAPAKKMLVASSASSGLMGIDPYTGHVLWRNKVPEGGVTAPTALAGALLVGTSRYGLFLISPRNGKVIDGLDLGSGFSQTPSAYQGRAYVVSNAGTLLGIGVSPPLPVARMKRGGPHEVERRVTGGMLLGRED, from the coding sequence TTGAGCTTCGCGCGTCCGGCGGTCATCGCGCTGACGCTCGCGGGCTCCGGCTGCGGCCTCGGCGAGCTCTTCGCCGGCGATCGGGTCAACCCCGAGGTGCCGTCCTGGTACAACCGGCCGAGCGCCTCGATGCAGGTGTTCATGCACCGGCAGCTCACGATCGAGGGCCGCTCCAACGACGAAGACTGGGAGCGGGGTCGGCCGGAGATCGACGCCGCGCACGAGCGCGTCTTCGTCGGCAGCTCCGATCACGGCATGTACGCGCTGCGAGCGGGGGACGGCAGCACGATCTGGCGCTTCGAGACGGCCGGCCTCGTGCAGAGCGAGCCGCTCTACGATCCGGAGCTCGACCTCCTCTACTTCGGGTCGAACGACGGCGCGCTCTACTGCGTGCAGGCGGCGACGGGGACGCTCGTGTTCCGCTACGACAGCGGCGCCGAGGTCTCGCGCAAGCCCGTGCGCGCGGGGGAGATCATCGCGTTCGCGAACGCCTCCGACTACCTCTTCGGCGTCGATCGCCGGAAGGGCACGCCGAAGTGGCACGCCCGGCAGACGCCCGCGCTCGGCATGGAGATCAGCGGCCACGCGGGGCCGGCGTACGATCCCGCGACCGGCCTCGTGTACATGGCGTACTCGGCCGGGCAAGTGAGCGCGTACGACGCGCGCGACGGGGCGGAGAAATGGACGCCGATCGATCTCTCCGCCGAGGCGGAGGCGGCGGGGGGCGGAGACGCGCCGCGCTACCTCGACGTCGACACGACGCCGGTCGTCGACGCGCATCCGAACGGTCACGTCGTCTACGTGTCGAGCTACGCGGGCGGCATCTACGCGCTCGACGCGAGCTCGGGCGCGCGGGTGTGGTCGAACGACAAGGCGGTCGGCGTCACGGACCTCATGCTCTACGCGGAGCCGGCGCACGCGCCGAACGAGCACGGCCCCGATCGCGGCGGGCCGACCGCGCCGGCGAAGAAGATGCTCGTCGCGTCGAGCGCGAGCTCCGGTCTGATGGGGATCGATCCGTACACCGGCCACGTGCTCTGGCGGAACAAGGTGCCGGAGGGCGGCGTCACCGCGCCGACCGCGCTCGCGGGCGCGCTCCTCGTCGGTACGTCGCGCTACGGGCTCTTCTTGATCTCGCCGCGCAACGGCAAGGTCATCGACGGCCTCGATCTCGGGAGCGGCTTCTCGCAGACGCCGTCGGCGTATCAGGGGCGCGCCTACGTCGTGTCGAACGCGGGGACGCTCCTCGGCATCGGCGTGAGCCCGCCGCTCCCGGTCGCGCGCATGAAGCGCGGCGGCCCGCACGAGGTCGAGCGCCGCGTGACGGGTGGGATGCTCCTCGGTCGCGAGGATTGA